A region of the Bacillus sp. NP247 genome:
TAGAATGATTGCTTCGAGAAACAATTCCTAAATCTGCTCTTAAAGCTGCGCTATATAAAGTACTACTTACTTGGCAAACGCCTCCGCCTGCACTTTGTATAACTTTACCTTGTGAATATACTGCTGCGGATTTATAACCATGTGCAGCATCAGTTACGCCAACACGGCCATTAAAACTAAACGTTTCATCAGGTGCTACAATAATTCCACTTAAAGTATTAGCTGACTTATTTACGTTATAGGACTGATTGCCATTACGGCCAGCCATTGGCGTGGAGTATTCAGCAATCACTTCTTTAATCCCCATTTGTTGTATATCTTCTGTAGAACGTTCAGGTTTTATTAGTGTAACTGGTAATGCAACATCGGATGTGCTAGAGGTAATAGCTGCGCTTGTTAAATCGATTAATTTTCCTTTATCAATTTTTTCCCCATTTTGACTTTGGCTAATATTTACTGTAGAACCTTCAACACTTAATTCGGCGTTGACAGGATTTTTTAATGTTTCATTATATTTATCCTTTATAAAGGTTTCGTAAGTTGTTGTATTTAATTGTGGTGTTAATTTATAGTCACGTTTTACTTCACCGTTTTCAGCTTGCTTACGCATGTTGTAACGATTCATTACGTTTCCTTCTTGTTCTTTAAAGATATTGTCGACAATATTCTTCTCTTTATAATCTACTCCTAAATCTTTCCACGTGTAATTTTGTTTATCATTTTGGAATACGTAGTTAAGAGATTTTTGATTTAATTCATTCACCTTTTGATTAACAATAGCTTGAATATCTGCTTTATTTTTTCCATCAAGAGAAATACCTTCAAATGTAGTGTTTGGTAGTGCAGTTGTATTTAGTTGATCATTTAATTTAGATACATATTGATATCCGCCAACACCACCAACACAAAGTAATATGCCACCAGCAATAGCGGAGCCAATCAGGATTTTGCTTAGCTTCATTTATTTCCCCCCAGAAAAATTCGTATAAATATATGTATTACATTTTTTGTATAAAAATGATGAAAATAACATTATGTACGTACTAGTATACTATTATTTTCACTATGTGCGTAATGTTTTCATAAAAAATGTTACACCGCTGTAATAATTGTCTCTTTTTGTCACAATGTGCATGGGAAATATGTTGAAAATTATAATAAAAAGGCTGCTTAGAAAAATCTAGCAGCCTTTTTATTATAATTTTTTATGCTCATTTTTATTCGTAACACCGAGATGTTCTTGAAGTGTTGTCGATATATTATCAACACTTTTTTCGTTTGGAACGTAGTAATAAATACCACCTATATATTTATCAGTACCTTCTACTTGCAATTTATCCATTTTTAAATTTGAATCCATTGAATTTTTTGCAATAGCCATCATATCATCAAAAGTTAAATTTGTTTTTAAATCTTTATCGACAGCATCTAATAGGCTTCCGATTTTATTAATGGAATTGAGAGAGAGGGCTTTTTCAGCAATAGCCTCTAAAACAAGTTGTTGTCGTTGACCACGCATATAATCACTATCAATATGACGAGTTCTAGCTAGTGCAAGTGCTTCTTCTCCATTTAAATGTTGACGCCCTTTTTTTAGGTGAATTGCATCTGCTTCGTCGCTACTATTTTGTTCTGTGAATTCAACTGGAACGTCAACAGTTATACCACCTAGAGAATCAACGATTTTGATAAAGGATTTGAAATTAAATTTTACATAGTAATCAACTGGGACATCTAAAAATTTTTCTACTGTATCAATTGTGCTGTCTACACCACCGAATACGTGTGCATGTGTAATTTTATCATATTTATCACGCGATTTAATGTAAA
Encoded here:
- a CDS encoding VanW family protein, giving the protein MKLSKILIGSAIAGGILLCVGGVGGYQYVSKLNDQLNTTALPNTTFEGISLDGKNKADIQAIVNQKVNELNQKSLNYVFQNDKQNYTWKDLGVDYKEKNIVDNIFKEQEGNVMNRYNMRKQAENGEVKRDYKLTPQLNTTTYETFIKDKYNETLKNPVNAELSVEGSTVNISQSQNGEKIDKGKLIDLTSAAITSSTSDVALPVTLIKPERSTEDIQQMGIKEVIAEYSTPMAGRNGNQSYNVNKSANTLSGIIVAPDETFSFNGRVGVTDAAHGYKSAAVYSQGKVIQSAGGGVCQVSSTLYSAALRADLGIVSRSNHSMPVNYLPLGQDAAVADYGPDLQFKNNTGKHIYIQAFSNGGSITTRIFGTNTGKNVEVSSQVISNTGDKITAVTYKKVTQNGEVISNGQISKSVYKSAPKQ
- a CDS encoding LCP family protein, producing the protein MMKSDINKETRAKKGRSKKKRLLWFILIPLIIVAMGAGGYSFHIYSKAKSVLSNAYSELGRGDKSSKREKAVKPMTDNISVLIMGVDESDIREKDYGKATRTDALLLATINKNDKSVKLVSIPRDSRVYIKSRDKYDKITHAHVFGGVDSTIDTVEKFLDVPVDYYVKFNFKSFIKIVDSLGGITVDVPVEFTEQNSSDEADAIHLKKGRQHLNGEEALALARTRHIDSDYMRGQRQQLVLEAIAEKALSLNSINKIGSLLDAVDKDLKTNLTFDDMMAIAKNSMDSNLKMDKLQVEGTDKYIGGIYYYVPNEKSVDNISTTLQEHLGVTNKNEHKKL